A single Orcinus orca chromosome 2, mOrcOrc1.1, whole genome shotgun sequence DNA region contains:
- the NEMF gene encoding ribosome quality control complex subunit NEMF isoform X4, with the protein MRVNNVYDVDNKTYLIRLQKPDFKATLLLESGIRIHTTEFEWPKNMMPSSFAMKCRKHLKSRRLVSAKQLGVDRIVDFQFGSDEAAYHLIIELYDRGNIVLTDYEYLILNILRFRTDESDDVKFAVREHYPVDHARAAEPLLTLERLTEIIASAPKGELLKRVLNPLLPCGPALIEHCLIENGFSGNVKLDEKFESKDIEKVLVCLQKAEEYMKTTSNFSGKGYIIQKREIKPSLEVDKPTEDILTYEEFHPFLFSQHSQCPYIEFESFDKAVDEFYSKIEGQKIDLKALQQEKQALKKLDNVRKDHENRLEALQQAQEIDKLKGELIEMNLQIVDRAIQVVRSALANQIDWTEIGLIVKEAQAQGDPVANAIKELKLQTNHVTMLLRNPYLLSEEEDDDVDGDVSTEKNETEPPKGKKKKQKNKQLQKPQKNRPLLVDVDLSLSAYANAKKYYDHKRYAAKKTQKTVEAAEKAFKSAEKKTKQTLKEVQTVTSIQKARKIYWFEKFLWFISSENYLIIGGRDQQQNEIIVKRYLTPGDIYVHADLHGATSCVIKNPTGEPIPPRTLTEAGTMALCYSAAWDARVITSAWWVYHHQVSKTAPTGEYLTTGSFMIRGKKNFLPPSHLMMGFSFLFKVDESCIWRHRGERKVRVQDEDMETLAICTSELISEEMEQLDGGDSSSEEDKEELHETPVEVELVTQVDQGDITTQSGGDELNELIQEESSEDEGESEEVVKHQEPVGEMKDEGEETLHYPDTSIDLSHLQSQRSLQKLASKEESSNMSDSKLQSRRHLSAKERREMKKKKLPSDSGDLEMIEGKDKEKENALHIETPQNTSKNVPAVQPMKRGQKSKMKKMKEKYKDQDEEERELIMKLLGSAGSNKEEKGKKGKKGKIKDEPVKKQPQKPKGGPRVSDNIKKETPSLEVTTHELQDLAVDDPHDDKEEQDLDQQGNEENLFDSLTGQPHPEDVLLFAIPICAPYNTMTNYKYKVKLTPGVQKKGKAAKTALNSFMHSKEATAREKDLFRSVKVKYSSRNFWRLVLQLKMLAVIALLVDGTCSYYFGRKCGLTRSNIK; encoded by the exons GGGAACATTGTTCTTACAGATTATGAGTACCTAATTTTAAATATCCTAAGATTTCGAACTGATGAGTCAGATGATGTTAAATTTGCTGTTCGTGAACACTATCCAGTTGATCATGCTAGAGCTGCCGAACCTTTGCTTACCTTGGAAAG ATTGACTGAAATAATAGCCAGTGCACCTAAGGGTGAACTACTGAAGAGAGTTCTTAACCCATTACTTC CCTGTGGACCAGCTCTCATTGAACACTGTCTTATAGAAAATGGATTCTCTGGCAATGTCAAACtggatgaaaaatttgaaagtaagG ATATTGAAAAAGTACTTGTTTGTCTTCAGAAAGCAGAAGAGTATATGAAAACAACATCCAACTTCAGTGGAAAG GGGTATATCattcagaaaagagaaataaaaccaagCCTAGAAGTAGATAAACCAACCGAAGACATACTCAC GTATGAGGAATTTCatcctttcttgttttctcaaCATTCACAATGTCCATATATAGAATTTGAATCATTTGACAAG GCCGTAGATGAATTTTATTCCAAGATAGAAGGtcagaaaatagatttaaaagcTTTACAACAG gaaaaacaagcatTGAAGAAATTAGATAATGTCCGAAAGGATCATGAAAACAGATTAGAAGCTCTTCAGCAGGCTCAG GAAATAGACAAACTTAAAGGAGAGCTTATAGAAATGAACCTACAAATAGTTGACAGAGCCATTCAGGTTGTTCGAAGTGCTTTAGCCAACCAGATAGACTGGACAGAAATTGGGTTAATTGTGAAAGAAGCCCAAGCTCAAGGAGACCCTGTTGCAAATGCAATCAAAGAATTAAAACTACAAACAAATCATGTTACAATGCTGCTAAG aaatccATACTTGTTATCAGAGGAGgaagatgatgatgttgatggtgacGTCAGtactgagaaaaatgaaaccgaaccaccaaaaggaaaaaagaaaaagcaaaagaataaacaactGCAGAAGCCTCAGAAAAATAGGCCATTGCTTGTTGATGTTGATCTCAGCTTGTCAGCATATGCCAATGCCAAAAA GTATTATGATCACAAGAGATATGCTgctaagaaaacacagaagactgTTGAAGCTGCTGAGAAG GCGTTCAAAtcagcagaaaagaaaacaaagcaaacctTAAAAGAAGTCCAGACAGTTACCTCTattcaaaaagcaagaaaaatatattg GTTTGAGAAATTCCTCTGGTTCATTAGCTCAGAGAACTATCTAATTATTGGTGGACGAGATCagcaacagaatgaaataattgtgaaaagatacttgacaccaG GGGACATTTATGTACATGCTGACCTTCATGGAGCAACTAGCTGTGTAATTAAGAATCCAACAG GAGAACCAATTCCCCCTCGGACCTTGACTGAAGCCGGCACGATGGCACTTTGCTACAGTGCTGCTTGGGATGCACGAGTTATCACTAGTGCTTGGTGGGTGTACCATCATCAG GTGTCTAAAACAGCACCAACTGGAGAATATTTGACAACAGGAAGCTTCATGATAAGAG gaaaaaagaatttccttcctccctcacatCTAATGATGGGGTTTAGCTTCCTCTTTAAG GTAGATGAGTCTTGTATTTGGAGACATCGGGGTGAACGAAAAGTCAGAGTGCAGGATGAAGACATGGAGACATTGGCGATTTGCACAAGTGAACTCATATCAGAGGAAATGGAACAACTAG ATGGAGGTGACAGTAGCAGTGAAGAAGATAAAGAGGAATTACATGAAACTCCTGTGGAAGTGGAACTTGTGACTCAGGTTGACCAAGGGGATATTACTACTCAGAGTGGTGGTGATGAGCTAAATGAACTAATTCAGGAAGAAAGCTCTGAAGATGAAGGAGAATCTGAGGAGGTGGTAAAGCATCAGGAACCTGTTGGTGAAATGAAGGATGAAGGGGAAGAGACATTACATTATCCTGATACTTCCATTGACTTGTCCCACCTTCAATCCCAAAG GTCTCTCCAGAAATTGGCTTCAAAAGAGGAATCTTCTAATAtg agcGACAGTAAATTGCAGAGCCGGAGGCATTTGTCAGCCAAGGAAAGAAG ggaaatgaagaaaaaaaagcttcCAAGTGACTCAGGGGATTTAGAAATGATAGaaggaaaggacaaagaaaaagaaaatgctctaCACATTGAAACTCCTCAGAACACCAGCAAAAATGTCCCGGCTGTGCAGCCAATGAAACGAGGACAAAAG agtaaaatgaaaaaaatgaaggaaaagtacAAGGACCAAGATGAAGAAGAACGTGAGCTCATCATGAAATTGCTAGGG TCTGCAGgttcaaacaaagaagaaaaagggaagaaggggaagaaaggtaaaataaaggATGAACCAGTGAAGAAACAGCCCCAGAAACCTAAAGGCGGACCAAGAGTTTCAGAcaacataaagaaagaaactccATCCCTTGAAGTTACAACTCATGAGTTACAAGACTTGGCTGTAGATGATCCACATGATGACAAG GAAGAGCAAGATCTGGACCAACAGGGAAATGAG GAAAATCTGTTTGACTCTTTGACGGGGCAGCCACATCCTGAAGATGTACTCCTGTTTGCCATTCCAATATGTGCCCCATACAACACCATGACAAACTATAA ATACAAAGTGAAACTTACTCCTGGAgttcagaaaaagggaaaag CTGCAAAAACAGCCTTGAATAGTTTCATGCATTCCAAGGAAgcaacagcaagagaaaaagactTATTCCGCAGTGTAAAGGTAAAGTATTCCTCTAGAAACTTCTGGAGACTGGTGTTGCAATTAAAAATGTTAGCAGTTATTGCTTTGTTAGTAGATGGAACCTGCAGCTATTATTTTGGTAGAAAATGCGGTCTTACTAGAAgcaatataaaataa